The proteins below come from a single Benincasa hispida cultivar B227 chromosome 4, ASM972705v1, whole genome shotgun sequence genomic window:
- the LOC120076801 gene encoding UDP-galactose/UDP-glucose transporter 7 produces MDILGDPDKNSYRSLVAAVSYGIASMAMVFLNKAVIMQYSHAMTLLTLQQMATTLLIHFGWKMGYAKAKGLDMQTAKRILPVSVFYNANVAFALASLKGVNIPMYIAIKRLTPLAVLIAGFFSGKRRPTTQVIFSVILTAAGVLVAALGDFSFDLIGYSMAFTSVFFQTMYLVLVEKSGAEDGLSSIEIMFYNSFLSLPFLLFLILATGEFPNSLSLLFAKSNSFSFLVLFLLSLVMGIVLNFTMFLCTIVNSALTTTIVGVLKGVGSTTLGFVILGGVEVHALNVTGLVINTAGGVWYSYAKYQQKKNKPPKLTST; encoded by the exons ATGGATATTCTCGGTGACCCAGATAAGAATTCTTACCGAAG TCTTGTAGCGGCTGTATCTTATGGAATTGCTTCGATGGCTATGGTTTTTCTGAACAAGGCTGTAATTATGCAGTACTCACACGCAATGACCCTTCTTACTCTGCAG CAAATGGCAACCACATTGCTCATTCACTTTGGTTGGAAAATGGGTTACGCGAAAGCCAAGGGGCTTGATATGCAAACAGCTAAGAGAATTCTTCCTGTCTCCGTGTTCTACAATGCAAATGTGGCGTTTGCTCTTGCTAGCTTGAAAGGGGTTAACATACCAATGTATATCGCCATTAAAAGACTCACTCCTCTTGCTGTTCTGATTGCGGGATTCTTTTCAGGAAAGAGAAGGCCTACGACACAG GTTATTTTTTCAGTAATCTTGACTGCTGCTGGGGTCCTTGTTGCTGCATTGGGAGATTTTTCATTTGACCTCATTGGTTATAGCATGGCCTTCACTTCTGTTTTCTTCCAG ACTATGTACCTTGTATTAGTGGAGAAGTCAGGTGCAGAGGATGGGCTTTCGTCTATTGAGATCATGTTTTACAACAGCTTTTTGTCCCTTCCATTTTTGTTGTTTCTGATTTTAGCTACGGGCGAATTCCCAAATtctttatcattattatttgcAAAG AGTAATTCATTCTCCTTTTTGGTTCTCTTCCTCCTTTCATTGGTGATGGGGATTGTTCTCAACTTCACAATGTTCTTATGTACCATAGTAAACTCCGCCCTAACAACAACAATCGTCGGAGTCCTCAAAGGCGTTGGATCGACG ACCCTCGGGTTTGTTATATTGGGGGGCGTGGAAGTGCACGCTTTGAATGTGACAGGCTTGGTTATCAACACGGCTGGAGGAGTATGGTATTCGTATGCCAAATATCAACAAAAGAAGAACAAACCACCAAAGTTAACATCGACGTAG
- the LOC120076315 gene encoding U-box domain-containing protein 35-like isoform X4 — MWNQKQSIGKERKELSTANQLVGIAIDKDKGSQVALKWATENLLGKGQTAILIHVKLKSSSYPGSSMASPKVMSASDTGNGNGNVMVSKDVDPSTRDLFLPFRCFCTRKDIFCKDIIVEDLDVAKALIEYVTQAGIENLVVGSTSKSGFLRRFKTTDIPGSVVKGAPDFCNVYVISRGKIQTMRSASRPAPASSPLRNLLLSQAGIKSNSAESPVPQIQRPEKPPLEAARRSQDNIEFRSPFTRKGYNGKMPGEVSVPDSDISFVSSGRPSVDRLFPTLFDNNLDTGRVPPRLSSGTDADIYNSFESQPFGRKSLDVNYPPEFLSVFSEGDRLSTSSQSMEEVEAEMRRLKLELKQTMEMYSTACKEALTAKQKAIELQRWKSEEERRIEEARLAEEAALAMVEQEKAKSRAAIEAAEAAKRIAELEAQKRINAEKKAFKEAEEKKKALDALANNDVRYRKYSIDEIETATEFFSESLKIGEGGYGPVYKGYLDHTPVAIKVLRPDAAQGRSQFQQEVEVLSCIRHPNMVLLLGACPEYGCLVYEFMAHGSLDDCLFRRRENSKPLSWQRRFKIAAEIGTALLFLHQTKPEPLVHRDLKPANILLDRNYVSKISDVGLARLVPPSVADSVTQYRMTSTAGTFCYIDPEYQQTGMLGVKSDVYSLGIMFLQLITARAPMGLTHHVGRAIEKGTLSEILDPSVTDWPAEETLCFAELALKCAELRRKDRPDLGKVVLPELIRFQSLAEASMYAPVTDGVSSPVFSHNQDGECFSSQSGDSLGVLSRSVS; from the exons ATGTGGAATCAGAAGCAATCCATTGGTAAGGAAAGGAAAGAGCTGTCCACAGCCAATCAATTGGTGGGAATCGCCATTGATAAGGATAAAGGAAGTCAAGTTGCTCTCAAATGGGCCACTGAGAATCTCCTGGGAAAGGGCCAAACTGCCATTCTCATCCATGTTAAACTCAAATCTTCTTCCTATCCTGGCTCTTCTATGGCTTCCCCTA AGGTGATGTCAGCATCTGACACTGGCAATGGCAATGGCAATGTTATGGTAAGCAAGGATGTTGATCCAAGCACAAGGGATTTGTTCCTTCCTTTTCGCTGCTTCTGTACGCGTAAAGAT ATATTCTGCAAAGACATCATAGTTGAAGATTTAGATGTTGCAAAAGCGTTGATCGAATACGTCACTCAGGCTGGAATTGAGAATTTGGTTGTCGGTTCCACGTCTAAAAGTGGCTTCTTGAG AAGATTCAAGACAACAGATATTCCAGGCAGTGTTGTCAAAGGAGCACCAGATTTCTGCAATGTTTATGTCATATCAAGAGGGAAAATCCAAACCATGCGATCAGCCTCACGTCCTGCTCCCGCTTCGTCTCCTCTACGAAATTTGTTGCTGAGCCAAGCTGGTATCAAATCAAATTCAGCAGAGTCACCAGTTCCTCAGATTCAAA GACCTGAAAAGCCTCCCCTTGAAGCAGCACGTAGATCTCAGGACAACATCGAGTTCAG GTCGCCGTTCACTAGGAAAGGCTACAATGGAAAAATGCCGGGGGAAGTCAGTGTGCCAGATTCTGATATTTCTTTCGTTAGCTCGGGAAGGCCGAGTGTTGACCGATTATTCCCTACATTGTTTGACAACAACCTGGATACAGGAAGGGTTCCCCCACGATTGTCCAGTGGCACCGATGCCGATATATATAATAGCTTCGAATCACAGCCATTTGGACGCAAATCATTGGATGTAAACTATCCACCTGAATTTTTATCAGTATTCTCAGAAGGTGACAGATTGTCCACTTCATCACAGAGTATG GAAGAAGTAGAGGCTGAAATGAGGAGGCTGAAGCTGGAACTAAAGCAAACCATGGAAATGTATAGCACAGCATGCAAGGAAGCACTAACAGCTAAACAAAAG GCAATAGAGCTTCAGCGATGGAAGTCCGAGGAAGAACGGAGAATAGAGGAGGCAAGACTTGCAGAGGAAGCGGCATTAGCAATGGTTGAACAGGAAAAGGCGAAGTCTCGAGCTGCTATTGAGGCTGCTGAAGCAGCTAAAAGGATCGCTGAGTTGGAAGCACAGAAGAGAATTAATGCAGAAAAAAAAGCATTCAAGGAagcagaagagaagaagaaggcattAGATGCTTTGGCAAACAATGATGTCCGGTATCGGAAGTACTCAATCGACGAAATTGAAACTGCTACCGAGTTCTTTTCAGAATCTTTAAAGATTGGAGAGGGAGGTTATGGGCCTGTTTATAAAGGTTATTTGGACCACACACCAGTTGCAATTAAGGTCTTACGTCCGGATGCGGCTCAAGGAAGATCACAGTTCCAGCAAGAG GTCGAAGTCCTAAGCTGCATACGACATCCTAACATGGTTCTTCTCCTTGGAGCATGCCCTGAGTATGGCTGCTTGGTCTATGAGTTCATGGCACATGGTAGCTTGGATGACTGCCTCTTtcgccggagagaaaactcaaaacctcTTTCTTGGCAACGTAGATTCAAAATTGCAGCTGAAATTGGCACTGCcttattgttcctccaccagacTAAGCCTGAGCCTCTTGTGCACCGTGATTTGAAACCAGCCAACATCTTGCTTGATCGTAATTATGTTAGCAAGATTAGCGACGTTGGTTTGGCCAGGCTTGTTCCCCCATCTGTAGCAGACAGTGTGACACAATATAGAATGACCTCAACTGCTGGCACATTCTGTTATATCGATCCTGAGTATCAACAAACTGGCATGCTTGGTGTAAAGTCCGACGTATATTCATTGGGAATTATGTTTTTGCAGTTGATTACAGCAAGGGCACCCATGGGATTGACTCACCATGTGGGAAGAGCTATTGAGAAAGGGACTTTGTCTGAAATTCTTGATCCATCCGTTACCGATTGGCCAGCTGAAGAAACATTATGCTTTGCAGAGTTGGCGTTAAAATGTGCAGAGTTGAGAAGGAAAGACCGACCTGATCTTGGTAAGGTTGTTCTCCCAGAACTGATCAGATTTCAATCGCTAGCCGAAGCGAGCATGTACGCACCGGTGACGGATGGTGTTAGCAGCCCTGTGTTCAGCCACAATCAG GACGGCGAATGTTTTTCCTCACAATCTGGCGATAGCCTTGGAGTATTATCGCGCTCGGTGTCGTAG
- the LOC120076315 gene encoding U-box domain-containing protein 35-like isoform X1, with the protein MWNQKQSIGKERKELSTANQLVGIAIDKDKGSQVALKWATENLLGKGQTAILIHVKLKSSSYPGSSMASPKVMSASDTGNGNGNVMVSKDVDPSTRDLFLPFRCFCTRKDIFCKDIIVEDLDVAKALIEYVTQAGIENLVVGSTSKSGFLRRFKTTDIPGSVVKGAPDFCNVYVISRGKIQTMRSASRPAPASSPLRNLLLSQAGIKSNSAESPVPQIQRPEKPPLEAARRSQDNIEFRSPFTRKGYNGKMPGEVSVPDSDISFVSSGRPSVDRLFPTLFDNNLDTGRVPPRLSSGTDADIYNSFESQPFGRKSLDVNYPPEFLSVFSEGDRLSTSSQSMEEVEAEMRRLKLELKQTMEMYSTACKEALTAKQKAIELQRWKSEEERRIEEARLAEEAALAMVEQEKAKSRAAIEAAEAAKRIAELEAQKRINAEKKAFKEAEEKKKALDALANNDVRYRKYSIDEIETATEFFSESLKIGEGGYGPVYKGYLDHTPVAIKVLRPDAAQGRSQFQQEVEVLSCIRHPNMVLLLGACPEYGCLVYEFMAHGSLDDCLFRRRENSKPLSWQRRFKIAAEIGTALLFLHQTKPEPLVHRDLKPANILLDRNYVSKISDVGLARLVPPSVADSVTQYRMTSTAGTFCYIDPEYQQTGMLGVKSDVYSLGIMFLQLITARAPMGLTHHVGRAIEKGTLSEILDPSVTDWPAEETLCFAELALKCAELRRKDRPDLGKVVLPELIRFQSLAEASMYAPVTDGVSSPVFSHNQVSMRRDGECFSSQSGDSLGVLSRSVS; encoded by the exons ATGTGGAATCAGAAGCAATCCATTGGTAAGGAAAGGAAAGAGCTGTCCACAGCCAATCAATTGGTGGGAATCGCCATTGATAAGGATAAAGGAAGTCAAGTTGCTCTCAAATGGGCCACTGAGAATCTCCTGGGAAAGGGCCAAACTGCCATTCTCATCCATGTTAAACTCAAATCTTCTTCCTATCCTGGCTCTTCTATGGCTTCCCCTA AGGTGATGTCAGCATCTGACACTGGCAATGGCAATGGCAATGTTATGGTAAGCAAGGATGTTGATCCAAGCACAAGGGATTTGTTCCTTCCTTTTCGCTGCTTCTGTACGCGTAAAGAT ATATTCTGCAAAGACATCATAGTTGAAGATTTAGATGTTGCAAAAGCGTTGATCGAATACGTCACTCAGGCTGGAATTGAGAATTTGGTTGTCGGTTCCACGTCTAAAAGTGGCTTCTTGAG AAGATTCAAGACAACAGATATTCCAGGCAGTGTTGTCAAAGGAGCACCAGATTTCTGCAATGTTTATGTCATATCAAGAGGGAAAATCCAAACCATGCGATCAGCCTCACGTCCTGCTCCCGCTTCGTCTCCTCTACGAAATTTGTTGCTGAGCCAAGCTGGTATCAAATCAAATTCAGCAGAGTCACCAGTTCCTCAGATTCAAA GACCTGAAAAGCCTCCCCTTGAAGCAGCACGTAGATCTCAGGACAACATCGAGTTCAG GTCGCCGTTCACTAGGAAAGGCTACAATGGAAAAATGCCGGGGGAAGTCAGTGTGCCAGATTCTGATATTTCTTTCGTTAGCTCGGGAAGGCCGAGTGTTGACCGATTATTCCCTACATTGTTTGACAACAACCTGGATACAGGAAGGGTTCCCCCACGATTGTCCAGTGGCACCGATGCCGATATATATAATAGCTTCGAATCACAGCCATTTGGACGCAAATCATTGGATGTAAACTATCCACCTGAATTTTTATCAGTATTCTCAGAAGGTGACAGATTGTCCACTTCATCACAGAGTATG GAAGAAGTAGAGGCTGAAATGAGGAGGCTGAAGCTGGAACTAAAGCAAACCATGGAAATGTATAGCACAGCATGCAAGGAAGCACTAACAGCTAAACAAAAG GCAATAGAGCTTCAGCGATGGAAGTCCGAGGAAGAACGGAGAATAGAGGAGGCAAGACTTGCAGAGGAAGCGGCATTAGCAATGGTTGAACAGGAAAAGGCGAAGTCTCGAGCTGCTATTGAGGCTGCTGAAGCAGCTAAAAGGATCGCTGAGTTGGAAGCACAGAAGAGAATTAATGCAGAAAAAAAAGCATTCAAGGAagcagaagagaagaagaaggcattAGATGCTTTGGCAAACAATGATGTCCGGTATCGGAAGTACTCAATCGACGAAATTGAAACTGCTACCGAGTTCTTTTCAGAATCTTTAAAGATTGGAGAGGGAGGTTATGGGCCTGTTTATAAAGGTTATTTGGACCACACACCAGTTGCAATTAAGGTCTTACGTCCGGATGCGGCTCAAGGAAGATCACAGTTCCAGCAAGAG GTCGAAGTCCTAAGCTGCATACGACATCCTAACATGGTTCTTCTCCTTGGAGCATGCCCTGAGTATGGCTGCTTGGTCTATGAGTTCATGGCACATGGTAGCTTGGATGACTGCCTCTTtcgccggagagaaaactcaaaacctcTTTCTTGGCAACGTAGATTCAAAATTGCAGCTGAAATTGGCACTGCcttattgttcctccaccagacTAAGCCTGAGCCTCTTGTGCACCGTGATTTGAAACCAGCCAACATCTTGCTTGATCGTAATTATGTTAGCAAGATTAGCGACGTTGGTTTGGCCAGGCTTGTTCCCCCATCTGTAGCAGACAGTGTGACACAATATAGAATGACCTCAACTGCTGGCACATTCTGTTATATCGATCCTGAGTATCAACAAACTGGCATGCTTGGTGTAAAGTCCGACGTATATTCATTGGGAATTATGTTTTTGCAGTTGATTACAGCAAGGGCACCCATGGGATTGACTCACCATGTGGGAAGAGCTATTGAGAAAGGGACTTTGTCTGAAATTCTTGATCCATCCGTTACCGATTGGCCAGCTGAAGAAACATTATGCTTTGCAGAGTTGGCGTTAAAATGTGCAGAGTTGAGAAGGAAAGACCGACCTGATCTTGGTAAGGTTGTTCTCCCAGAACTGATCAGATTTCAATCGCTAGCCGAAGCGAGCATGTACGCACCGGTGACGGATGGTGTTAGCAGCCCTGTGTTCAGCCACAATCAGGTTTCTATGAGAAGA GACGGCGAATGTTTTTCCTCACAATCTGGCGATAGCCTTGGAGTATTATCGCGCTCGGTGTCGTAG
- the LOC120076315 gene encoding U-box domain-containing protein 35-like isoform X3 — MWNQKQSIGKERKELSTANQLVGIAIDKDKGSQVALKWATENLLGKGQTAILIHVKLKSSSYPGSSMASPKVMSASDTGNGNGNVMVSKDVDPSTRDLFLPFRCFCTRKDIFCKDIIVEDLDVAKALIEYVTQAGIENLVVGSTSKSGFLRFKTTDIPGSVVKGAPDFCNVYVISRGKIQTMRSASRPAPASSPLRNLLLSQAGIKSNSAESPVPQIQRPEKPPLEAARRSQDNIEFRSPFTRKGYNGKMPGEVSVPDSDISFVSSGRPSVDRLFPTLFDNNLDTGRVPPRLSSGTDADIYNSFESQPFGRKSLDVNYPPEFLSVFSEGDRLSTSSQSMEEVEAEMRRLKLELKQTMEMYSTACKEALTAKQKAIELQRWKSEEERRIEEARLAEEAALAMVEQEKAKSRAAIEAAEAAKRIAELEAQKRINAEKKAFKEAEEKKKALDALANNDVRYRKYSIDEIETATEFFSESLKIGEGGYGPVYKGYLDHTPVAIKVLRPDAAQGRSQFQQEVEVLSCIRHPNMVLLLGACPEYGCLVYEFMAHGSLDDCLFRRRENSKPLSWQRRFKIAAEIGTALLFLHQTKPEPLVHRDLKPANILLDRNYVSKISDVGLARLVPPSVADSVTQYRMTSTAGTFCYIDPEYQQTGMLGVKSDVYSLGIMFLQLITARAPMGLTHHVGRAIEKGTLSEILDPSVTDWPAEETLCFAELALKCAELRRKDRPDLGKVVLPELIRFQSLAEASMYAPVTDGVSSPVFSHNQVSMRRDGECFSSQSGDSLGVLSRSVS; from the exons ATGTGGAATCAGAAGCAATCCATTGGTAAGGAAAGGAAAGAGCTGTCCACAGCCAATCAATTGGTGGGAATCGCCATTGATAAGGATAAAGGAAGTCAAGTTGCTCTCAAATGGGCCACTGAGAATCTCCTGGGAAAGGGCCAAACTGCCATTCTCATCCATGTTAAACTCAAATCTTCTTCCTATCCTGGCTCTTCTATGGCTTCCCCTA AGGTGATGTCAGCATCTGACACTGGCAATGGCAATGGCAATGTTATGGTAAGCAAGGATGTTGATCCAAGCACAAGGGATTTGTTCCTTCCTTTTCGCTGCTTCTGTACGCGTAAAGAT ATATTCTGCAAAGACATCATAGTTGAAGATTTAGATGTTGCAAAAGCGTTGATCGAATACGTCACTCAGGCTGGAATTGAGAATTTGGTTGTCGGTTCCACGTCTAAAAGTGGCTTCTTGAG ATTCAAGACAACAGATATTCCAGGCAGTGTTGTCAAAGGAGCACCAGATTTCTGCAATGTTTATGTCATATCAAGAGGGAAAATCCAAACCATGCGATCAGCCTCACGTCCTGCTCCCGCTTCGTCTCCTCTACGAAATTTGTTGCTGAGCCAAGCTGGTATCAAATCAAATTCAGCAGAGTCACCAGTTCCTCAGATTCAAA GACCTGAAAAGCCTCCCCTTGAAGCAGCACGTAGATCTCAGGACAACATCGAGTTCAG GTCGCCGTTCACTAGGAAAGGCTACAATGGAAAAATGCCGGGGGAAGTCAGTGTGCCAGATTCTGATATTTCTTTCGTTAGCTCGGGAAGGCCGAGTGTTGACCGATTATTCCCTACATTGTTTGACAACAACCTGGATACAGGAAGGGTTCCCCCACGATTGTCCAGTGGCACCGATGCCGATATATATAATAGCTTCGAATCACAGCCATTTGGACGCAAATCATTGGATGTAAACTATCCACCTGAATTTTTATCAGTATTCTCAGAAGGTGACAGATTGTCCACTTCATCACAGAGTATG GAAGAAGTAGAGGCTGAAATGAGGAGGCTGAAGCTGGAACTAAAGCAAACCATGGAAATGTATAGCACAGCATGCAAGGAAGCACTAACAGCTAAACAAAAG GCAATAGAGCTTCAGCGATGGAAGTCCGAGGAAGAACGGAGAATAGAGGAGGCAAGACTTGCAGAGGAAGCGGCATTAGCAATGGTTGAACAGGAAAAGGCGAAGTCTCGAGCTGCTATTGAGGCTGCTGAAGCAGCTAAAAGGATCGCTGAGTTGGAAGCACAGAAGAGAATTAATGCAGAAAAAAAAGCATTCAAGGAagcagaagagaagaagaaggcattAGATGCTTTGGCAAACAATGATGTCCGGTATCGGAAGTACTCAATCGACGAAATTGAAACTGCTACCGAGTTCTTTTCAGAATCTTTAAAGATTGGAGAGGGAGGTTATGGGCCTGTTTATAAAGGTTATTTGGACCACACACCAGTTGCAATTAAGGTCTTACGTCCGGATGCGGCTCAAGGAAGATCACAGTTCCAGCAAGAG GTCGAAGTCCTAAGCTGCATACGACATCCTAACATGGTTCTTCTCCTTGGAGCATGCCCTGAGTATGGCTGCTTGGTCTATGAGTTCATGGCACATGGTAGCTTGGATGACTGCCTCTTtcgccggagagaaaactcaaaacctcTTTCTTGGCAACGTAGATTCAAAATTGCAGCTGAAATTGGCACTGCcttattgttcctccaccagacTAAGCCTGAGCCTCTTGTGCACCGTGATTTGAAACCAGCCAACATCTTGCTTGATCGTAATTATGTTAGCAAGATTAGCGACGTTGGTTTGGCCAGGCTTGTTCCCCCATCTGTAGCAGACAGTGTGACACAATATAGAATGACCTCAACTGCTGGCACATTCTGTTATATCGATCCTGAGTATCAACAAACTGGCATGCTTGGTGTAAAGTCCGACGTATATTCATTGGGAATTATGTTTTTGCAGTTGATTACAGCAAGGGCACCCATGGGATTGACTCACCATGTGGGAAGAGCTATTGAGAAAGGGACTTTGTCTGAAATTCTTGATCCATCCGTTACCGATTGGCCAGCTGAAGAAACATTATGCTTTGCAGAGTTGGCGTTAAAATGTGCAGAGTTGAGAAGGAAAGACCGACCTGATCTTGGTAAGGTTGTTCTCCCAGAACTGATCAGATTTCAATCGCTAGCCGAAGCGAGCATGTACGCACCGGTGACGGATGGTGTTAGCAGCCCTGTGTTCAGCCACAATCAGGTTTCTATGAGAAGA GACGGCGAATGTTTTTCCTCACAATCTGGCGATAGCCTTGGAGTATTATCGCGCTCGGTGTCGTAG
- the LOC120076315 gene encoding U-box domain-containing protein 35-like isoform X2 — protein sequence MWNQKQSIGKERKELSTANQLVGIAIDKDKGSQVALKWATENLLGKGQTAILIHVKLKSSSYPGSSMASPKVMSASDTGNGNGNVMVSKDVDPSTRDLFLPFRCFCTRKDIFCKDIIVEDLDVAKALIEYVTQAGIENLVVGSTSKSGFLRRFKTTDIPGSVVKGAPDFCNVYVISRGKIQTMRSASRPAPASSPLRNLLLSQAGIKSNSAESPVPQIQRPEKPPLEAARRSQDNIEFRSPFTRKGYNGKMPGEVSVPDSDISFVSSGRPSVDRLFPTLFDNNLDTGRVPPRLSSGTDADIYNSFESQPFGRKSLDVNYPPEFLSVFSEGDRLSTSSQSMEEVEAEMRRLKLELKQTMEMYSTACKEALTAKQKAIELQRWKSEEERRIEEARLAEEAALAMVEQEKAKSRAAIEAAEAAKRIAELEAQKRINAEKKAFKEAEEKKKALDALANNDVRYRKYSIDEIETATEFFSESLKIGEGGYGPVYKGYLDHTPVAIKVLRPDAAQGRSQFQQEVEVLSCIRHPNMVLLLGACPEYGCLVYEFMAHGSLDDCLFRRRENSKPLSWQRRFKIAAEIGTALLFLHQTKPEPLVHRDLKPANILLDRNYVSKISDVGLARLVPPSVADSVTQYRMTSTAGTFCYIDPEYQQTGMLGVKSDVYSLGIMFLQLITARAPMGLTHHVGRAIEKGTLSEILDPSVTDWPAEETLCFAELALKCAELRRKDRPDLGKVVLPELIRFQSLAEASMYAPVTDGVSSPVFSHNQVSMRRDGECFSSQSGDSLGVLSRSVS from the exons ATGTGGAATCAGAAGCAATCCATTGGTAAGGAAAGGAAAGAGCTGTCCACAGCCAATCAATTGGTGGGAATCGCCATTGATAAGGATAAAGGAAGTCAAGTTGCTCTCAAATGGGCCACTGAGAATCTCCTGGGAAAGGGCCAAACTGCCATTCTCATCCATGTTAAACTCAAATCTTCTTCCTATCCTGGCTCTTCTATGGCTTCCCCTA AGGTGATGTCAGCATCTGACACTGGCAATGGCAATGGCAATGTTATGGTAAGCAAGGATGTTGATCCAAGCACAAGGGATTTGTTCCTTCCTTTTCGCTGCTTCTGTACGCGTAAAGAT ATATTCTGCAAAGACATCATAGTTGAAGATTTAGATGTTGCAAAAGCGTTGATCGAATACGTCACTCAGGCTGGAATTGAGAATTTGGTTGTCGGTTCCACGTCTAAAAGTGGCTTCTTGAG AAGATTCAAGACAACAGATATTCCAGGCAGTGTTGTCAAAGGAGCACCAGATTTCTGCAATGTTTATGTCATATCAAGAGGGAAAATCCAAACCATGCGATCAGCCTCACGTCCTGCTCCCGCTTCGTCTCCTCTACGAAATTTGTTGCTGAGCCAAGCTGGTATCAAATCAAATTCAGCAGAGTCACCAGTTCCTCAGATTCAAA GACCTGAAAAGCCTCCCCTTGAAGCAGCACGTAGATCTCAGGACAACATCGAGTTCAG GTCGCCGTTCACTAGGAAAGGCTACAATGGAAAAATGCCGGGGGAAGTCAGTGTGCCAGATTCTGATATTTCTTTCGTTAGCTCGGGAAGGCCGAGTGTTGACCGATTATTCCCTACATTGTTTGACAACAACCTGGATACAGGAAGGGTTCCCCCACGATTGTCCAGTGGCACCGATGCCGATATATATAATAGCTTCGAATCACAGCCATTTGGACGCAAATCATTGGATGTAAACTATCCACCTGAATTTTTATCAGTATTCTCAGAAGGTGACAGATTGTCCACTTCATCACAGAGTATG GAAGAAGTAGAGGCTGAAATGAGGAGGCTGAAGCTGGAACTAAAGCAAACCATGGAAATGTATAGCACAGCATGCAAGGAAGCACTAACAGCTAAACAAAAG GCAATAGAGCTTCAGCGATGGAAGTCCGAGGAAGAACGGAGAATAGAGGAGGCAAGACTTGCAGAGGAAGCGGCATTAGCAATGGTTGAACAGGAAAAGGCGAAGTCTCGAGCTGCTATTGAGGCTGCTGAAGCAGCTAAAAGGATCGCTGAGTTGGAAGCACAGAAGAGAATTAATGCAGAAAAAAAAGCATTCAAGGAagcagaagagaagaagaaggcattAGATGCTTTGGCAAACAATGATGTCCGGTATCGGAAGTACTCAATCGACGAAATTGAAACTGCTACCGAGTTCTTTTCAGAATCTTTAAAGATTGGAGAGGGAGGTTATGGGCCTGTTTATAAAGGTTATTTGGACCACACACCAGTTGCAATTAAGGTCTTACGTCCGGATGCGGCTCAAGGAAGATCACAGTTCCAGCAAGAG GTCGAAGTCCTAAGCTGCATACGACATCCTAACATGGTTCTTCTCCTTGGAGCATGCCCTGAGTATGGCTGCTTGGTCTATGAGTTCATGGCACATGGTAGCTTGGATGACTGCCTCTTtcgccggagagaaaactcaaaacctcTTTCTTGGCAACGTAGATTCAAAATTGCAGCTGAAATTGGCACTGCcttattgttcctccaccagacTAAGCCTGAGCCTCTTGTGCACCGTGATTTGAAACCAGCCAACATCTTGCTTGATCGTAATTATGTTAGCAAGATTAGCGACGTTGGTTTGGCCAGGCTTGTTCCCCCATCTGTAGCAGACAGTGTGACACAATATAGAATGACCTCAACTGCTGGCACATTCTGTTATATCGATCCTGAGTATCAACAAACTGGCATGCTTGGTGTAAAGTCCGACGTATATTCATTGGGAATTATGTTTTTGCAGTTGATTACAGCAAGGGCACCCATGGGATTGACTCACCATGTGGGAAGAGCTATTGAGAAAGGGACTTTGTCTGAAATTCTTGATCCATCCGTTACCGATTGGCCAGCTGAAGAAACATTATGCTTTGCAGAGTTGGCGTTAAAATGTGCAGAGTTGAGAAGGAAAGACCGACCTGATCTTGGTAAGGTTGTTCTCCCAGAACTGATCAGATTTCAATCGCTAGCCGAAGCGAGCATGTACGCACCGGTGACGGATGGTGTTAGCAGCCCTGTGTTCAGCCACAATCAGGTTTCTATGAGAA GAGACGGCGAATGTTTTTCCTCACAATCTGGCGATAGCCTTGGAGTCTTATCGCGCTCGGTGTCATAG